A stretch of Camelina sativa cultivar DH55 chromosome 18, Cs, whole genome shotgun sequence DNA encodes these proteins:
- the LOC104760931 gene encoding probable prefoldin subunit 3 codes for MSSSSPSGSGGELTERRGIPAAKFIQDVETYLSQSGLDPNSALAFHQERLQQYKVVEMKLLAQQRDLQAKIPDIEKCLEVVATLEARKGTGEALLADFEVSEGIYSRACIEDTDSVCLWLGANVMLEYSCDEATALLKNNLENAKASLEVLVADLQFLRDQVTVTQVTIARVYNWDVHQRRVKQVTPTAIAAADS; via the exons ATGTCGTCTTCTTCACCAAGTGGAAGCGGTGGCGAATTGACAGAGAGAAGAGGGATTCCTGCCGCCAAATTCATCCAAGATGTCGAGACTTATCTCTCTCAGTCTGGCCTTGATCCTAACTCTGCTCTCGCCTTTCATCAAGAAAG gCTTCAGCAATATAAAGTTGTTGAGATGAAGCTTCTTGCTCAGCAAAGGGATCTTCAG GCTAAAATCCCAGATATTGAAAAGTGTTTAGAGGTTGTTGCCACTTTGGAAGCTAGGAAGGGTACTGGTGAG GCGCTTTTAGCCGATTTTGAGGTCTCCGAAGGAATATATTCACGGGCCTGCATTGAAGACACAGACTCAGTGTGTTTGTGGTTGGGAGCTAATGTCATGCTAGAATATTCCTGTGATGAG GCTACTGCTCTTCTGAAAAACAATCTGGAAAATGCTAAAGCCAGCCTGGAGGTTCTTGTAGCTGATTTACAGTTCTTGAGGGATCAAGTCACAGTTACTCAG GTAACTATTGCACGTGTTTATAACTGGGATGTTCATCAAAGGAGGGTTAAACAAGTTACCCCTACTGCTATTGCTGCTGCAGACTCATGA
- the LOC104760932 gene encoding probable WRKY transcription factor 48 produces MEKKIEEDHHHHHHQEQQQQEIKNTETKIEHQTRQEQEQRQQQVSQASSSSNIMANLVTSSDHHHHQLELAAGNNLSSIFDTSSLPFPYSYFEDQSSNNPNSFLDLLRQDHQFASSSNSSSFSFDAFPLPNNNNNNHFFTDLPLPQAESSEVVNTAPTSPNSTSFSSSSNEAANDNNNSGKEVTVKDQEEGDQQQDQKGTTTKPQLKAKKKNQKKAREARFAFLTKSDIDNLDDGYRWRKYGQKAVKNSPYPRSYYRCTTVACGVKKRVERSSDDPSIVMTTYEGQHTHPFPMTPRGHIGMLTSPILDHGATTASSSSFSIPQPRYLLTQHHQPYNMYNNNSLSMISRSSSDGTFVNAGLSSSFPGFGYDMSKASTSTSSSIRDHGLLQDILPSQIRSDSVNTQTNEEVKK; encoded by the exons atggagaagaagatagaagaggatcatcatcaccatcatcatcaagaacaacaacaacaggagATCAAGAACACAGAGACAAAGATCGAACACCAAAcaagacaagaacaagaacaaagacaacaacaagtctctcaagcatcatcttcatcaaacatcatgGCGAATCTAGTTACGTcatcagatcatcatcatcatcagttggAGCTAGCTGCTGGGAATAATCTCTCAAGCATCTTCGATACTTCATCTTTACCTTTTCCTTATTCTTATTTCGAAGACCAATCCTCTAATAATCCCAATTCTTTCCTCGACTTGCTCCGACAAGATCATCAGTTTGCTTCTTCCTCTAattcctcttctttctcattcGATGCCTTTCCTCtccccaacaacaacaacaacaaccactttTTTACGGATTTGCCCTTGCCTCAAGCTGAGTCATCAGAAGTTGTGAACACAGCACCGACTTCTCCAAACTCAACCTCATTCTCATCTTCCTCCAACGAAGCTGCAAATGATAACAACAATAGTGGTAAGGAAGTTACTGTTaaagatcaagaagaaggagatcaaCAGCAAGACCAAAAGGGTACTACTACTAAGCCACA GTtgaaggcaaagaagaagaatcagaagaaagCTAGAGAAGCTAGGTTTGCGTTTCTGACTAAAAGCGATATTGATAATCTTGACGACGGTTATAGGTGGAGAAAATACGGCCAGAAAGCTGTCAAAAACAGTCCTTACCCCAG AAGCTATTATCGTTGCACCACAGTGGCTTGTGGAGTAAAGAAGAGAGTGGAGAGATCCTCCGATGATCCTTCAATCGTCATGACAACCTACGAAGGTCAACACACTCACCCTTTCCCCATGACGCCACGTGGACACATCGGAATGCTTACGTCGCCGATCCTAGACCACGGTGCAACCACCGCGTCATCATCGTCATTCTCCATCCCTCAGCCACGCTACTTGCTGACCCAACATCATCAACCCTACAACATGTACAACAACAACTCTTTAAGTATGATCAGTAGAAGCTCCTCCGATGGTACTTTCGTTAATGCAGGGCTATCATCATCATTCCCCGGGTTTGGTTATGATATGTCAAAAGCTTCaacatcaacttcttcttccattAGAGATCATGGGTTGCTTCAAGATATTCTTCCTTCGCAGATCAGATCCGATTCTGTTAACACTCAAACCAATGAAGAGGTTAAGAAATGA